Proteins from a genomic interval of Mesobacillus sp. S13:
- the miaA gene encoding tRNA (adenosine(37)-N6)-dimethylallyltransferase MiaA has protein sequence MEQKQKLIVLIGPTAVGKTKLSIELAKKFDGEIISGDSMQIYKGMDIGTAKITVQEMEGIAHHLIDIKEPDESFSTAEFQELVREKINEISSRGKMPMIVGGTGLYIQSVIFDYHFTDAPSDPAFRHSLEQVAEAEGQEFLHEKLQEADPESASRIHPNNVRRVIRALEIIHCTGKTASELQENQSPELLYDIALIGLTMDREMLYNRINYRVDLMMEQGLLDEVKYFYEKGLRDCQSIQAIGYKELYDYFDGKVPLEKAIENLKQNSRRYAKRQLTWFRNKMNVEWFDMSESNDDEKKFAEISKFIEGKLEIKANT, from the coding sequence TTGGAACAAAAACAGAAATTGATTGTGTTAATTGGGCCGACTGCTGTTGGCAAAACGAAGCTAAGCATTGAGCTTGCGAAGAAATTCGACGGTGAAATCATAAGCGGTGATTCCATGCAAATTTACAAAGGGATGGATATAGGAACCGCAAAGATCACCGTGCAAGAGATGGAGGGGATCGCCCACCATTTAATTGATATCAAGGAACCGGATGAAAGCTTTTCAACGGCTGAATTTCAGGAGCTTGTCCGGGAGAAAATCAATGAGATTAGCTCTCGCGGGAAAATGCCGATGATTGTTGGCGGTACAGGGTTATACATCCAGTCAGTTATTTTTGATTATCATTTTACGGATGCTCCCTCTGACCCAGCTTTCAGGCACAGTTTGGAACAAGTAGCAGAGGCTGAAGGTCAGGAATTTTTACATGAAAAATTACAAGAAGCCGACCCCGAAAGTGCATCAAGAATCCATCCTAATAATGTCCGCCGTGTGATTAGAGCGCTGGAAATCATTCACTGTACAGGCAAAACTGCGAGCGAACTGCAGGAAAACCAATCACCGGAACTTTTGTATGATATTGCACTAATCGGACTGACAATGGACCGGGAAATGCTATACAACCGAATCAATTACCGCGTCGACTTAATGATGGAACAGGGGTTGCTAGATGAGGTTAAGTACTTTTATGAGAAGGGCTTAAGAGACTGCCAGTCCATCCAGGCGATTGGATATAAAGAGCTTTATGACTACTTTGATGGCAAGGTTCCTCTGGAAAAGGCAATCGAGAATTTAAAGCAAAATTCGCGCAGATATGCAAAAAGGCAGCTAACATGGTTTCGAAACAAGATGAATGTGGAATGGTTTGATATGTCAGAGTCTAATGACGATGAAAAAAAATTCGCCGAAATTTCCAAGTTCATTGAAGGAAAGCTCGAGATAAAAGCGAATACATAA
- a CDS encoding glutaredoxin family protein, with protein sequence MNEITVYTTNTCPYCTMLKNFLDDKGLAYKEVNVQQDPIAAQRLVNATGQMGVPQSNVNGNWVLGFDPNSVMSFLK encoded by the coding sequence ATGAACGAAATTACAGTTTACACCACAAACACTTGTCCTTACTGCACAATGTTAAAGAACTTTCTTGACGATAAAGGGTTAGCATATAAAGAAGTGAACGTACAGCAAGACCCGATCGCCGCACAGAGATTGGTCAATGCAACCGGCCAAATGGGTGTGCCTCAATCAAACGTAAATGGAAATTGGGTACTAGGGTTCGACCCTAATTCAGTCATGTCTTTCTTGAAATAA
- a CDS encoding STAS domain-containing protein, with protein MGYEYNYDIAGYEFGWDVKSGKFTFEGDDAVLFWISSAMKTFFDTIEEISGEEASNLVFESTGFRQGLVVGQYFEKMKEVSVAEAADMITNTYATAGWGLTLIKDLNFETKTFTTFMKDSWEHKVNVAQGKKKGGSFLPAHYAGVFTALFGTNIWYEIKQHQLEGHEYSVIEYFPSDVTIADNIHQLARKKESEQIKKLEGLVEGKTAELKELVNKLSSPIIPVLEGIVVVPLIGKYEEDRADQLIVNTLNRLPSYKASYLVLDLTGMDQEIGQHAVSLIEKIGSAARIIGTKTILVGISSNLGIEITQSNINLSKFDCFQTLQHGIHYAIGQMGRKII; from the coding sequence ATGGGGTATGAGTATAATTATGACATCGCAGGTTATGAGTTCGGATGGGATGTCAAATCAGGGAAGTTTACGTTCGAGGGCGATGATGCCGTGCTTTTTTGGATTTCATCGGCAATGAAAACCTTTTTCGATACAATTGAAGAGATCTCTGGTGAAGAGGCATCCAACCTGGTTTTCGAATCTACTGGGTTTCGCCAGGGACTTGTGGTCGGCCAATACTTTGAAAAAATGAAAGAAGTCAGTGTTGCTGAAGCAGCTGATATGATCACCAATACATATGCAACCGCCGGCTGGGGGTTAACGCTAATTAAGGATCTGAATTTTGAAACAAAAACTTTTACGACGTTCATGAAGGACAGCTGGGAGCATAAGGTGAATGTTGCCCAGGGCAAGAAAAAGGGCGGGAGCTTTCTGCCCGCTCATTATGCTGGAGTTTTCACGGCGCTTTTCGGAACAAATATTTGGTATGAAATCAAGCAGCATCAACTAGAAGGGCATGAATACAGCGTAATTGAATATTTCCCTTCTGATGTGACTATCGCCGATAATATTCATCAGCTTGCACGTAAGAAAGAATCGGAACAAATCAAGAAGCTGGAAGGACTGGTCGAAGGGAAAACTGCGGAATTAAAGGAACTGGTCAATAAGCTTTCTTCCCCAATCATTCCAGTTCTTGAGGGTATCGTCGTCGTTCCCTTGATCGGAAAATATGAGGAAGACAGAGCAGATCAGCTAATTGTAAATACGCTGAATCGACTGCCGTCTTATAAAGCAAGCTATCTTGTTCTGGATTTGACAGGCATGGACCAGGAAATCGGCCAGCATGCTGTCAGCCTGATCGAAAAAATTGGTTCAGCAGCAAGGATTATCGGTACAAAGACAATCCTAGTAGGTATTTCATCGAATCTTGGGATTGAAATCACTCAATCCAACATTAATTTATCGAAGTTTGATTGCTTCCAGACACTTCAGCATGGCATCCACTACGCAATCGGGCAAATGGGCAGGAAAATCATATAG
- the mreBH gene encoding rod-share determining protein MreBH has translation MLSTTEIGIDLGTANTLVYSKNKGVALNEPSVVAIDTETKNVLAVGKEAKEMIGKTPGKIVAIRPLKDGVIADFDVTTEMLKQIMKKASKKGGFTLRKPDVVVCTPSGSTSVERRAIQDAVRNAGAKKVHLIEEPVAAAIGAGLPVDEPVANVVVDIGGGTTEVAIISYGGVVACHSIRIAGDRLDEDIVHYVRKEYNVLIGERTAEKIKMEIGYALVDHEMLEMEIRGRDLVTGLPKTVTLNSYEIRDTLKESLLHIMEAIRATLEDCPAELSGDIVDRGVILSGGGALLNGMQDWLGGEMVVPVHIAPNPLESVAIGTGKALQYIHKLQPAVK, from the coding sequence ATGTTATCAACTACAGAAATAGGGATTGATCTAGGTACAGCCAATACACTAGTATATAGTAAAAATAAAGGAGTCGCCTTGAATGAACCTTCAGTAGTGGCGATCGATACTGAAACGAAAAATGTTCTTGCTGTCGGCAAGGAAGCGAAGGAAATGATCGGCAAGACACCTGGAAAAATCGTGGCGATCCGTCCGTTGAAAGATGGAGTCATTGCTGATTTCGACGTAACAACGGAAATGCTTAAACAAATCATGAAGAAAGCTTCAAAAAAGGGCGGCTTTACACTCCGTAAACCGGATGTTGTCGTCTGCACACCGTCTGGCTCAACCAGTGTTGAACGCCGTGCGATCCAGGATGCAGTCAGAAATGCTGGAGCAAAGAAGGTACATCTGATTGAGGAACCAGTTGCCGCGGCAATTGGAGCTGGACTGCCTGTTGATGAGCCGGTAGCGAACGTTGTCGTTGATATCGGTGGCGGCACAACGGAAGTCGCAATCATTTCATATGGCGGTGTCGTTGCCTGCCATTCCATTCGCATCGCTGGCGACAGATTGGACGAAGACATCGTCCATTATGTACGTAAAGAATACAATGTCCTCATTGGTGAAAGAACAGCTGAGAAAATCAAAATGGAGATTGGGTATGCGCTTGTTGACCATGAAATGTTGGAAATGGAAATCCGAGGCCGTGACCTTGTAACAGGCCTTCCAAAGACCGTGACCCTCAATTCCTATGAAATCAGGGACACTCTGAAAGAATCCCTGCTTCATATCATGGAAGCGATACGTGCTACACTAGAGGACTGCCCTGCAGAACTAAGCGGTGATATTGTAGACCGCGGCGTGATCCTTTCTGGTGGCGGCGCTTTGTTGAACGGGATGCAGGATTGGCTTGGAGGCGAAATGGTCGTTCCAGTACACATTGCTCCAAATCCGCTTGAATCGGTTGCGATAGGAACTGGTAAAGCATTGCAGTACATTCATAAGTTACAGCCTGCTGTAAAGTAA
- a CDS encoding trimeric intracellular cation channel family protein, which translates to MTWEVLSMIGTVAFAISGAFIAMEEEYDIFGVYILGIVTAFGGGAIRNLLIGVPVSALWEQGIFFNLALLSITIVFLFPSNLLKHWQRWGNFFDAIGLAAFAIQGAIYASNMGHPISAIIVAAVLTGSGGGIIRDLLAGRKPLVLKAEIYAVWAVLAGLVIGLGMANKAVELYGLFAVITALRVLSYTYKWHLPVRKLGVH; encoded by the coding sequence ATGACATGGGAAGTACTCAGCATGATTGGAACAGTAGCATTCGCGATCAGCGGTGCGTTTATCGCAATGGAAGAAGAATATGATATTTTCGGTGTATATATATTAGGAATCGTGACAGCATTTGGGGGCGGTGCCATCCGAAACCTGCTTATTGGGGTACCGGTCTCAGCTTTATGGGAACAGGGTATATTCTTCAATTTAGCATTGTTGTCTATCACTATCGTTTTTTTATTTCCTAGCAATCTATTAAAACACTGGCAGCGTTGGGGCAACTTCTTTGACGCAATCGGGCTTGCGGCTTTTGCGATTCAAGGTGCCATTTATGCATCCAATATGGGCCATCCAATTAGCGCCATCATCGTGGCCGCTGTATTGACTGGAAGCGGCGGCGGCATAATCCGTGATCTCCTGGCAGGCAGAAAACCATTGGTGCTGAAGGCTGAAATTTATGCAGTATGGGCTGTTCTTGCCGGACTTGTCATCGGCCTTGGTATGGCTAATAAAGCTGTTGAACTTTACGGTCTATTTGCTGTCATCACAGCACTTCGCGTTCTGTCGTATACCTACAAATGGCACTTGCCAGTACGTAAACTCGGAGTCCACTAA
- the hfq gene encoding RNA chaperone Hfq, producing the protein MKQVNIQDQYLNQLRKDNINVTVFLLNGFQLRGQIKGFDNFTVLFESEGKQQLVYKHAISTFAPQKNVQIDFDVQA; encoded by the coding sequence ATGAAACAAGTGAATATTCAGGACCAGTATTTAAACCAGCTCCGCAAGGACAATATCAATGTGACCGTCTTCTTATTGAATGGATTTCAATTGAGAGGCCAAATCAAAGGCTTTGATAACTTTACGGTGCTGTTTGAATCCGAAGGAAAACAGCAGCTTGTCTATAAGCATGCCATTTCGACTTTCGCGCCGCAAAAGAATGTACAGATTGATTTCGATGTTCAGGCTTAA
- the spoVK gene encoding stage V sporulation protein K, giving the protein MDQPLRKKNNGQISIVLNAQQRKTLTKELPESQLVPKSIPQEHAALKEIEEELGALVGMEEMKRMIKEIYAWIYVNKKREEMGLKAGKQALHMMFKGNPGTGKTTVARIIGKLFLKMNVLSKGHLIEAERADLVGEYIGHTAQKTRDLIKKAMGGILFIDEAYSLGRGGEKDFGKEAIDTLVKHMEDKQHEFILILAGYSREMEFFLTLNPGLHSRFPLVIDFPDYSIEQLMEIGQRMLKDREYSLSHEAERKLREHLVNVKSTLGAAAFSNGRYVRNVIEKSIRAQAMRLLMQNQYDRHELMTLRSNDLVFTDDNKGK; this is encoded by the coding sequence TTGGACCAACCGCTTCGTAAGAAAAACAACGGACAAATCAGTATTGTGTTGAATGCACAGCAAAGGAAAACCTTGACTAAGGAATTGCCCGAGTCGCAGCTGGTCCCAAAGTCAATCCCGCAGGAGCATGCAGCTTTAAAAGAAATCGAAGAAGAGCTCGGTGCACTTGTTGGCATGGAAGAAATGAAAAGGATGATCAAGGAGATTTATGCCTGGATCTATGTGAACAAGAAACGGGAAGAAATGGGCCTGAAAGCTGGAAAACAGGCTCTTCATATGATGTTCAAGGGCAATCCGGGAACAGGAAAGACAACGGTCGCCAGGATTATCGGGAAGCTCTTCCTTAAGATGAATGTCCTGTCAAAGGGGCATTTGATCGAAGCGGAGAGAGCGGATCTTGTTGGCGAGTATATTGGCCATACCGCGCAAAAAACGCGCGATTTAATAAAAAAAGCAATGGGAGGCATCCTTTTCATTGATGAAGCTTACTCGCTTGGCCGGGGAGGGGAAAAAGATTTCGGCAAGGAAGCGATCGATACCCTCGTTAAACATATGGAGGATAAGCAGCATGAGTTCATCTTGATCCTTGCCGGGTATTCGAGAGAAATGGAATTTTTCTTAACACTAAACCCGGGGCTTCATTCAAGGTTCCCGCTCGTGATTGATTTTCCTGACTATTCAATAGAACAGCTAATGGAAATTGGCCAGCGAATGCTGAAGGACAGGGAATATAGCCTTAGCCACGAGGCAGAACGTAAGTTGCGGGAACATCTCGTAAATGTAAAATCAACACTGGGGGCGGCGGCTTTCTCGAATGGCCGCTATGTTCGTAACGTGATAGAGAAATCGATCCGGGCACAGGCCATGCGGTTGTTAATGCAGAATCAGTATGATCGCCATGAACTAATGACACTCCGCAGCAATGACCTTGTTTTTACAGATGATAACAAGGGGAAATAA